Proteins found in one Sporosarcina jeotgali genomic segment:
- a CDS encoding 5-formyltetrahydrofolate cyclo-ligase, whose translation MMKSLHRKSCLLKLKNLSADEYLEKSDRIRLRFLETKEFKEAKTIAITMSRSTEVETRRIIEACWAIGKNVVVPKCYPEEKTMDFRRITSFNQLETVYLDIEEPNPLLTASAENTEIDLVVVPGVVFSLEGYRIGYGGGYYDRYLESFSGATLSVAFELQLVDHVPKESHDLPVGKIITEEREIKCSTQD comes from the coding sequence ATGATGAAAAGTTTACATAGAAAAAGTTGTTTATTGAAATTGAAAAATTTGTCTGCGGACGAATATTTAGAAAAGTCGGATCGGATACGCTTGCGTTTTCTTGAAACTAAAGAATTCAAGGAAGCTAAGACGATAGCTATCACTATGTCGCGTTCGACAGAAGTTGAAACAAGAAGGATAATAGAAGCATGCTGGGCAATAGGAAAAAATGTAGTCGTCCCGAAATGCTACCCTGAAGAAAAAACAATGGATTTCAGACGAATTACTTCTTTTAACCAACTGGAGACTGTCTATTTGGACATAGAAGAACCTAATCCATTATTGACGGCGTCAGCAGAGAATACAGAAATCGATTTAGTTGTAGTACCCGGGGTAGTGTTCTCATTAGAGGGGTATCGCATAGGCTATGGAGGCGGATATTACGATCGTTATCTGGAAAGCTTTTCTGGAGCGACTCTTTCCGTTGCTTTTGAATTACAGCTGGTTGACCACGTGCCAAAAGAAAGTCATGACTTGCCAGTAGGGAAAATAATTACAGAAGAGCGTGAAATTAAATGCAGCACTCAGGATTAA
- a CDS encoding DUF2759 domain-containing protein, whose amino-acid sequence MNLLMVIFGLIAILAVVGTVQGFKERNLLSIVFNLLAAVIFGGFTIATIVFQGYPPSLH is encoded by the coding sequence ATGAATCTTTTAATGGTTATTTTTGGTCTTATTGCAATTTTAGCTGTAGTTGGTACCGTGCAAGGATTCAAAGAGCGTAACTTGCTCAGTATTGTCTTCAACCTATTGGCAGCCGTAATTTTTGGTGGCTTTACAATTGCTACAATTGTATTTCAAGGCTATCCACCATCCCTGCATTAA
- the gcvT gene encoding glycine cleavage system aminomethyltransferase GcvT: MSVTLKRTPLFESYVPYNGKTIDFGGWELPVQFSSIKAEHEAVRTAAGLFDVSHMGEVVVSGEGALSFLQKLVTNDVAKLVDGQAQYTAMCYEDGGTIDDLLIYKRSDNDYLLVVNASNIEKDVSWMKQQAGDDVEIDNQSDNWALLALQGPKAEMILQRLTDESLAEIRFFRFKDHVNVAGETTLLSRTGYTGENGFEIYCTPESAVKLWDAILTEGKEDGLVPSGLGARDTLRFEAGLPLYGQELSKDISPLEAGLGFVVKLKKEEDFLGKSALAAQKSDGVPRKLVGIEMIDKGIPRTGYSVYHNDEVVGEVTTGTQSPTLKKNIGFALVNQNLSELGTELEVEVRNKRLKARIIETPFYKRS; encoded by the coding sequence TTGTCAGTAACTTTGAAGCGAACACCACTTTTTGAAAGCTATGTGCCGTATAACGGAAAAACAATCGATTTTGGCGGTTGGGAGTTACCAGTTCAATTTTCAAGTATAAAAGCAGAGCATGAAGCTGTCCGAACGGCTGCTGGATTGTTTGATGTTTCCCATATGGGAGAGGTCGTTGTCAGCGGAGAAGGTGCACTTTCTTTCTTGCAGAAACTAGTTACAAATGATGTCGCAAAATTAGTCGACGGTCAAGCTCAATATACGGCTATGTGCTATGAAGATGGCGGCACGATCGATGATTTGTTAATCTATAAAAGGAGCGATAATGACTACCTGTTAGTAGTAAACGCATCCAATATTGAAAAAGACGTCAGCTGGATGAAACAACAAGCTGGTGATGATGTCGAAATTGACAACCAGTCCGATAACTGGGCACTTTTAGCATTGCAAGGACCTAAAGCAGAAATGATTTTGCAGCGTTTGACAGATGAATCACTTGCTGAAATCCGATTTTTCCGTTTTAAAGATCATGTAAATGTGGCGGGTGAAACGACTCTGCTATCCAGAACTGGTTATACAGGCGAGAATGGATTTGAAATCTACTGTACTCCTGAGTCAGCAGTTAAGCTGTGGGATGCGATTCTGACTGAAGGGAAAGAAGACGGTCTCGTACCTTCAGGCTTAGGTGCTCGCGATACGCTGCGTTTTGAAGCGGGACTTCCACTGTATGGACAGGAATTGTCGAAAGATATCTCCCCATTAGAAGCAGGACTTGGTTTTGTTGTGAAATTGAAAAAAGAAGAAGACTTCCTGGGGAAATCCGCGTTAGCTGCACAAAAATCAGATGGCGTTCCGCGGAAATTGGTAGGAATTGAGATGATTGATAAGGGGATTCCACGAACTGGATATTCTGTTTATCATAATGATGAAGTAGTTGGTGAAGTAACGACTGGTACACAATCTCCAACTTTGAAAAAGAATATCGGATTTGCTTTAGTGAACCAAAATCTTTCGGAGCTTGGAACGGAACTCGAAGTCGAAGTTCGCAATAAAAGATTGAAAGCTAGAATTATTGAAACACCGTTCTATAAACGTTCATGA
- a CDS encoding shikimate kinase — translation MNKVYLVGFMGCGKSAIGKRLSFFTKLPFYDMDHEIVQKTGMTIPQIFATYGEERFREMETEFLQTFRDEMCIIATGGGVAMRKENRKLMRESGLVFFLDAPFRDIWRRIATDKNRPIVHRSTRSEIEKLYHKRYEAYKESAHFIVQTRQRSLSKVTEYIAFQMERLSSKPTIIASHQDTAGSPQK, via the coding sequence ATGAACAAAGTATACCTAGTTGGATTCATGGGATGCGGAAAAAGCGCAATCGGCAAACGGCTGAGTTTTTTTACCAAGCTTCCCTTTTATGACATGGATCATGAAATCGTACAGAAAACAGGTATGACAATCCCTCAAATATTTGCAACCTACGGGGAAGAACGATTTCGTGAGATGGAGACTGAATTTCTTCAAACGTTTCGAGACGAAATGTGCATTATAGCTACAGGCGGCGGTGTTGCCATGCGTAAGGAAAATCGTAAACTTATGCGGGAAAGCGGTCTGGTCTTTTTCTTGGATGCCCCATTTCGTGATATCTGGCGAAGAATTGCAACCGATAAAAACAGACCTATCGTTCACCGGTCAACTCGCAGCGAAATTGAAAAGCTTTATCACAAACGGTACGAGGCGTATAAAGAATCTGCACATTTTATTGTACAGACACGCCAGCGTTCACTTAGTAAAGTCACGGAATATATAGCGTTTCAAATGGAACGCTTATCCAGCAAACCAACTATCATTGCAAGTCATCAAGACACAGCAGGCAGCCCTCAAAAGTAA
- a CDS encoding DUF2626 domain-containing protein, whose protein sequence is MDNMFKLCGFWTGIFAVMFFVGHMDQVALLFVASTIFFMLLGYMKLTERMYLYMFGAYLMLFTVGFTYYATFIHVPGAGH, encoded by the coding sequence ATGGATAATATGTTCAAGCTGTGTGGTTTCTGGACAGGAATTTTCGCAGTTATGTTTTTTGTTGGTCATATGGACCAAGTCGCACTTTTATTTGTCGCTAGTACTATTTTCTTCATGCTGCTTGGCTACATGAAACTTACTGAAAGAATGTACTTGTACATGTTTGGCGCGTACTTAATGTTATTTACAGTTGGGTTCACGTACTATGCAACATTCATTCATGTACCTGGGGCAGGACACTAA
- the comGB gene encoding competence type IV pilus assembly protein ComGB: MQESTVTPITLRKRRFSLKRDSLFELNDKPMFLMRASELLKEGYTIHDCFSLLLPHHSSNSHNLLSRVEDIFREGANVSEVLRALGFPDRILLSIELSESDGRLAEALEGASVRLNAAQVRKQKFLQAATYPVVLMFAMALLLIAFKIYFLPNFETLAASRGSATQGIEKYLPRIVAKAPDLLLFTIAIGGCLIVIVRIYLRRLSPAGKIKRLLTIPFLGEMYSTVWTRLFASETGNLLAAGNSIQEAMLILMKQKTDPVLAQFAKSIHEEAGKGEPFHLAIEFADGLTRDLSYFAKHGSDSGHLAKELLLYSEQLASVIDRKVNRMMALLQPILFVILAVCIIAAYLALLLPVYGMIKNM, from the coding sequence TTGCAAGAAAGTACAGTAACTCCAATTACTCTCCGTAAACGGCGTTTTTCACTGAAACGGGACTCATTATTTGAGTTGAATGACAAACCTATGTTTTTAATGCGAGCATCAGAATTACTCAAAGAAGGATATACCATTCATGACTGTTTTTCGCTATTGCTTCCACATCACAGTTCAAATAGTCACAATTTACTCTCGAGAGTAGAAGACATTTTCAGAGAAGGAGCAAATGTCTCAGAAGTATTGAGGGCACTTGGGTTTCCAGATCGGATATTATTGTCCATCGAACTGTCAGAGAGTGATGGGAGACTAGCGGAAGCGCTTGAAGGAGCGTCTGTTCGTCTTAATGCTGCTCAAGTCAGGAAGCAGAAATTCCTCCAAGCTGCAACTTATCCAGTCGTGCTGATGTTTGCTATGGCATTATTGCTCATTGCATTTAAAATCTATTTTTTACCCAACTTTGAAACACTTGCTGCTTCACGTGGTTCAGCCACTCAAGGTATTGAAAAGTATTTACCGCGAATTGTAGCAAAAGCTCCTGATTTGCTATTATTCACAATCGCAATAGGCGGTTGTTTAATTGTGATAGTCAGAATCTATTTAAGGCGATTAAGCCCAGCTGGAAAAATAAAAAGACTGCTGACGATTCCTTTCCTTGGTGAAATGTATAGTACTGTCTGGACTCGGCTTTTCGCTTCTGAAACTGGAAATTTACTGGCGGCAGGTAATTCCATACAGGAAGCAATGCTCATTTTGATGAAACAAAAAACAGATCCCGTTCTAGCACAATTTGCAAAATCGATTCATGAAGAAGCGGGGAAAGGCGAACCTTTTCATTTGGCAATCGAGTTTGCGGATGGACTTACGAGAGACCTGTCCTATTTCGCTAAACATGGATCAGACAGCGGACATCTTGCCAAGGAGTTATTGTTATATAGTGAGCAGCTTGCGAGTGTAATCGATCGCAAAGTGAACCGTATGATGGCTTTGCTGCAGCCTATTTTATTTGTCATTCTTGCGGTTTGTATAATAGCAGCCTATTTAGCGCTTCTCTTACCCGTCTATGGAATGATTAAAAACATGTAA
- the comGF gene encoding competence type IV pilus minor pilin ComGF has protein sequence MKTVHDESGYTLLESLFQLVIAAAFLHLIVLFLMYKESAQHQLTDSQTTEWELFMVDLQMDLSAVQLIDVNENGTILTVYMKVAEDNKEYSSVGGVVRRRVGNQGHVPLLTQVQSLRFTDEGHLIAVSVTLQDGTERIRRVAVGLSDG, from the coding sequence TTGAAAACTGTACATGATGAGTCAGGTTACACATTGCTTGAAAGTTTGTTTCAACTTGTTATTGCAGCGGCATTTCTTCATCTCATCGTTCTGTTTTTGATGTATAAAGAGTCTGCCCAGCATCAATTGACAGATAGTCAAACCACTGAATGGGAATTATTTATGGTGGACTTGCAAATGGACTTATCTGCTGTACAACTAATTGATGTCAATGAGAATGGAACGATATTAACCGTTTATATGAAGGTTGCAGAAGATAACAAAGAATACAGCAGTGTAGGCGGGGTAGTTCGCAGACGTGTCGGAAACCAGGGACATGTTCCGTTGCTGACGCAGGTGCAGTCCCTTCGATTTACAGATGAAGGCCATTTGATAGCCGTTTCTGTCACGCTCCAAGATGGTACGGAACGGATAAGGAGGGTTGCGGTTGGTCTCAGTGACGGATGA
- a CDS encoding MBL fold metallo-hydrolase, translating to MKIKTLPLGPIQANCYLISDNDGNCLIIDPGEQPEKIVEAVEAANLKPLAILLTHAHFDHIGALEPIRNRYDIPVYIHKDENLWLRNPELNGSAKYPMLPPVVCALADKTIEREGTMQVGPFEFEVLHTPGHSPGSVSYVFHENRFVIVGDTLFRQGVGRTDLPGGNTHQLLTAIEQKLLSLDEDYKVYPGHGPKTTPKDEMDSNPFLNGF from the coding sequence ATGAAAATTAAAACATTACCGCTCGGTCCTATACAAGCGAATTGTTATCTGATTAGTGATAACGACGGTAATTGCCTAATAATCGATCCAGGAGAACAGCCCGAAAAGATTGTAGAAGCTGTTGAAGCGGCTAATTTGAAGCCGCTGGCAATTTTACTGACACACGCGCACTTTGACCATATCGGAGCGCTTGAACCGATTCGTAACCGTTATGACATACCGGTTTACATCCACAAAGATGAAAATCTATGGCTGCGCAATCCTGAGTTAAATGGTTCTGCGAAATACCCGATGCTCCCGCCTGTCGTTTGCGCGCTCGCTGATAAAACCATAGAACGCGAAGGTACGATGCAAGTTGGTCCTTTTGAATTTGAAGTCCTTCACACGCCAGGACACTCACCAGGAAGCGTAAGTTACGTATTCCATGAAAACCGGTTTGTCATTGTTGGAGATACCTTGTTCCGTCAAGGTGTGGGCCGTACAGACCTTCCAGGAGGCAACACGCATCAATTACTAACAGCAATCGAACAAAAGCTGCTTTCTCTGGATGAAGACTATAAAGTCTATCCTGGTCACGGACCTAAAACAACACCTAAGGATGAAATGGACTCAAATCCATTTTTAAATGGATTTTAA
- the gcvPA gene encoding aminomethyl-transferring glycine dehydrogenase subunit GcvPA encodes MMHRYMPMTEADRAEMLKVIGISSVDELFADIPESVRFTRDLAIKEAKSESALIKELSRAAAKNADSKQYASFLGAGVYDHYKPIIVDHVISRSEFYTAYTPYQPEISQGELQAIFEFQTMICELTGMDLANSSMYDGGTALAEAGTLAAGHTKRKKLLVSETVHPESRDVVRSYADGQQIEVITIPQKDGVTDVEELKKLLADDTAAVLVQYPNFFGQVEELQAIGELAHDNGALFVVSSNPLALGILTPPGELGADITVGDAQPFGIPEQFGGPHCGYFAVTKKLMRKVPGRLVGETTDDQGRRGYVLTLQAREQHIRRDKATSNICSNQALNALAASVAMTALGKTGAREIAYQNYAKTHYAKQAFEKAGFTVLGGNSHFNEIVVDCKRSVKELNRQLLEQGIIGGYDLSLTYAGMENHALFAVTEQRTKEEIDALVQEMEAVHA; translated from the coding sequence ATGATGCATCGTTATATGCCAATGACAGAAGCCGACCGCGCGGAAATGCTGAAAGTGATCGGAATTTCATCTGTGGATGAACTTTTCGCTGATATACCTGAGAGTGTTCGTTTCACAAGAGATCTAGCAATCAAAGAAGCTAAATCCGAATCTGCTTTAATTAAAGAGCTTTCAAGAGCAGCTGCAAAAAATGCAGATTCTAAACAGTATGCATCCTTCCTTGGAGCAGGCGTTTATGATCACTATAAGCCGATAATTGTCGACCACGTGATTTCCAGATCTGAATTTTATACAGCATATACACCGTATCAGCCGGAAATTTCTCAGGGGGAGCTTCAGGCAATCTTTGAATTCCAAACGATGATTTGTGAATTGACAGGAATGGATCTTGCAAACTCTTCTATGTATGACGGCGGTACTGCACTTGCAGAAGCGGGAACTCTGGCAGCAGGGCATACCAAACGCAAAAAACTGCTTGTTTCTGAAACGGTTCATCCTGAATCCCGCGATGTAGTTCGCTCTTATGCCGATGGTCAGCAGATTGAAGTTATCACAATCCCGCAAAAAGATGGTGTGACAGACGTTGAAGAATTAAAGAAATTGCTGGCTGATGATACGGCTGCTGTTCTGGTGCAATATCCGAACTTCTTCGGTCAGGTTGAAGAATTGCAGGCAATCGGGGAGCTGGCACACGACAATGGTGCATTGTTTGTCGTATCATCCAACCCGCTGGCACTTGGAATACTCACACCTCCAGGCGAGCTTGGAGCAGACATCACAGTTGGAGATGCACAGCCTTTCGGCATCCCTGAACAGTTCGGCGGACCGCATTGCGGCTATTTCGCAGTAACTAAGAAATTGATGCGTAAAGTTCCGGGACGTCTTGTAGGTGAAACAACAGACGATCAAGGCCGGCGAGGCTATGTGCTTACATTACAAGCGCGTGAACAGCATATTCGACGTGATAAAGCCACTTCCAATATTTGCTCAAACCAAGCTTTGAACGCACTTGCTGCTTCTGTTGCAATGACAGCTCTGGGTAAAACGGGCGCTCGTGAAATTGCCTACCAAAACTATGCAAAAACTCATTATGCTAAGCAAGCATTCGAAAAAGCTGGTTTTACAGTCCTTGGTGGAAATTCGCACTTTAACGAGATCGTAGTAGATTGCAAACGTTCAGTGAAGGAGTTGAACCGCCAATTGCTGGAGCAAGGGATTATCGGCGGATACGACCTTAGTTTGACATATGCAGGAATGGAAAATCACGCATTATTCGCAGTGACTGAGCAACGGACAAAAGAAGAGATTGATGCACTTGTGCAGGAAATGGAGGCCGTTCATGCATAA
- the comGA gene encoding competence type IV pilus ATPase ComGA: protein METQENVIELKCFQLLQKAIDVDATDIHLVPTEDGYGLFHKKSTKLERIGKLPPQLATRMISFYKFLSSLDISDRRKPQSGSFHKQFSNKNYSFRISTIPSIHLYESAVIRIQQHDRIVSLDQLCLESSWADMLKHSITQQQGLFMITGPTGSGKTTTIYSLTAHCVNELNRHVITLEDPVENPHSHLLQIQVNERAGMSYAAGLKAILRHSPDVIMIGEIRDAETAKIAVQASLTGHLVLTTVHAKDPLGCFYRMMDFGISAEELRQTAVCISAQRLIRKSDGELAAVFEIFQDEELERLKNTLNTNEPIFLSEEGRVETLARKYSNSNYSP, encoded by the coding sequence TTGGAGACTCAAGAAAATGTAATTGAACTAAAATGTTTTCAACTATTGCAGAAAGCGATAGACGTGGATGCAACAGATATTCATCTTGTCCCAACAGAAGATGGCTATGGACTATTTCACAAAAAAAGTACAAAGCTGGAACGGATCGGCAAACTCCCCCCACAGTTGGCGACCCGAATGATTTCATTTTATAAATTCTTATCTTCCCTCGATATCAGCGACCGCCGAAAACCTCAAAGCGGTTCTTTCCACAAACAATTCAGCAATAAAAATTATTCATTTCGTATTTCGACCATTCCTTCCATTCATCTTTATGAGAGTGCGGTAATCCGTATTCAGCAACATGATCGAATTGTGTCACTTGATCAGTTGTGTCTGGAATCCTCCTGGGCAGACATGTTGAAGCACTCCATTACTCAGCAGCAAGGACTCTTCATGATCACGGGTCCAACCGGATCAGGGAAAACCACAACAATCTATTCGTTGACTGCACACTGCGTCAATGAGCTGAACCGCCACGTGATTACATTAGAAGATCCTGTTGAAAATCCGCACAGTCATTTATTGCAAATTCAAGTGAATGAACGGGCAGGCATGTCATATGCAGCTGGACTTAAAGCGATATTACGCCATTCTCCCGATGTCATTATGATAGGGGAAATTCGCGATGCGGAAACAGCTAAAATTGCTGTCCAGGCATCTTTGACAGGACATCTGGTGCTGACGACGGTTCACGCTAAAGATCCGCTGGGCTGCTTTTACAGGATGATGGATTTCGGGATTTCCGCAGAAGAACTGAGACAAACAGCCGTTTGTATATCAGCACAGCGCCTCATTCGTAAATCGGATGGAGAGCTGGCAGCTGTTTTTGAAATTTTTCAAGACGAAGAATTAGAACGGCTTAAGAACACTCTTAATACGAACGAACCGATCTTCCTTTCTGAAGAAGGGAGAGTGGAGACACTTGCAAGAAAGTACAGTAACTCCAATTACTCTCCGTAA
- a CDS encoding YqgQ family protein: protein MQHSGLKEYWDVIRLMKRFGAYIYTGDRRADILLMQSELKDLHNDGLIMKEDYISASLLIRNELSKFEETTEK, encoded by the coding sequence ATGCAGCACTCAGGATTAAAAGAGTATTGGGATGTCATAAGACTGATGAAGCGTTTCGGTGCATATATCTATACTGGTGACAGAAGAGCAGATATACTGTTAATGCAGTCTGAACTGAAGGATTTACATAATGACGGACTTATTATGAAAGAAGACTATATCAGTGCATCATTACTCATACGGAATGAGTTGTCAAAATTCGAAGAAACTACTGAAAAGTAG
- the comGC gene encoding competence type IV pilus major pilin ComGC — protein MRFLRNEKAFTLIEMMIVLLIISVLILVAIPNVTKHSKSIDTKGCAAYLKMVEGQVQAYKMDTNKIPTSLADLTAKDYLPEGAKCPDGTELTIDADGKVINPKAASGNP, from the coding sequence ATGAGATTTCTACGGAATGAAAAAGCTTTTACGTTAATAGAAATGATGATTGTCTTATTGATTATATCCGTGCTGATCCTAGTAGCGATTCCGAACGTGACGAAACATTCAAAGTCTATCGATACCAAGGGATGTGCAGCTTACTTGAAAATGGTGGAAGGCCAAGTTCAGGCATATAAAATGGATACCAATAAAATTCCAACTAGCTTGGCTGATCTTACTGCTAAAGACTATTTGCCGGAAGGTGCAAAGTGTCCGGACGGAACAGAATTGACAATAGATGCAGATGGGAAAGTGATTAATCCGAAGGCAGCATCAGGAAATCCGTGA
- a CDS encoding LTA synthase family protein codes for MSRFNWPKHSVLVIAVLATWLTTYFGYLTSFNMSIDNMVQQLILFINPLSFLLLVYGAALFIKTSKRRNAYLITISAITSIIMFANAVFYRFFSDFITIPLLFQTNNFGDLSSSVMANIHGTDIFFFTDVIIVALAVKFIPQPTETVRQFKMGRRIYFIATAALFMVNLGLAEAERPQLLTRSFDRELLVKNIGTYNYHIYDLIIQSKSHAQRVLADGSELSEVENYVHANHKEPSVDMFEDAKGRNIITISLESLQSFVINQEMDGHVITPFLNELTKDKDTFYFDNFYHQTGLGKTSDAEFIVENSIYPRNGSAVFFTHSGNTFDSMSEKLADNGYFTNVMHANNRSFWNRDIMYKALGIEKFYDVESYNIGEGQAVNWGMKDIPYFEQSVQMMKDMPQPFSSRMLTLTNHHPFDLDDEDMLIPPYTSNSKTLNKYFQTSRYLDESIKVFFDELKENGLYDNSIIVMYGDHYGISENHNKAMGMYLDKEITPFDNAELQKVPFFIHIPGNGKGKVMHELAGQMDIRPTVLNLAGIDAKDDLQFGSDLFSKEHEDFVIFRDGRFVTDKYVYAHEVCYDAETGEPTDGELCAPYVERATKELEFSDTIINGDLLRFKDGQGDQQPQTEIKGKE; via the coding sequence ATGAGCAGATTTAACTGGCCGAAACATTCGGTACTGGTGATTGCAGTTCTTGCAACCTGGCTAACGACATACTTCGGCTATCTGACAAGTTTTAATATGAGTATCGACAATATGGTTCAACAATTGATTCTCTTTATAAACCCGCTTAGTTTCTTACTGTTAGTTTATGGAGCAGCGCTGTTCATTAAGACATCGAAGCGCCGGAATGCATATTTGATCACAATCAGTGCTATAACATCTATCATTATGTTTGCAAACGCGGTATTTTATCGTTTCTTCAGTGATTTCATTACGATTCCATTGCTCTTCCAAACTAATAACTTTGGAGACTTGTCTTCATCGGTCATGGCGAATATTCACGGCACCGATATTTTCTTCTTCACAGATGTAATTATTGTGGCACTTGCTGTGAAATTTATCCCCCAGCCAACGGAGACGGTACGACAGTTTAAAATGGGGCGTCGTATTTATTTCATCGCAACAGCAGCATTGTTCATGGTGAACTTAGGTCTTGCTGAAGCGGAACGCCCGCAACTATTGACGCGCAGTTTCGATCGTGAATTACTTGTAAAAAATATCGGAACGTACAATTACCATATCTACGACCTGATTATCCAGTCAAAATCACATGCGCAGCGTGTCCTAGCTGACGGCAGTGAACTTTCAGAGGTTGAAAACTATGTACATGCGAATCACAAGGAACCGAGTGTAGATATGTTCGAAGATGCGAAAGGCCGTAACATTATTACGATTTCACTTGAGTCGCTTCAAAGCTTTGTTATTAATCAGGAAATGGATGGTCACGTAATTACTCCATTCCTTAACGAATTGACAAAAGATAAAGACACATTCTACTTTGATAATTTCTATCATCAGACTGGACTGGGCAAAACGTCAGATGCTGAATTCATTGTAGAGAACTCCATTTATCCCCGTAACGGAAGTGCGGTTTTCTTCACACACAGCGGGAATACGTTCGATTCAATGTCAGAGAAATTAGCTGACAACGGTTATTTCACGAACGTTATGCATGCGAATAACCGAAGTTTCTGGAACCGTGATATCATGTATAAAGCACTCGGTATCGAAAAGTTCTACGATGTTGAAAGCTATAACATTGGAGAAGGCCAGGCTGTAAACTGGGGAATGAAAGACATTCCGTATTTTGAACAATCTGTCCAGATGATGAAAGATATGCCGCAGCCTTTCTCTTCTCGCATGCTGACTTTAACAAATCACCATCCATTTGACTTAGATGATGAGGATATGCTGATTCCTCCATATACTTCAAATTCAAAAACGTTGAATAAATACTTTCAAACATCTCGCTACTTGGATGAATCGATCAAAGTATTTTTCGATGAGTTAAAAGAGAACGGTCTATACGATAATTCCATCATTGTGATGTATGGAGACCATTACGGTATTTCTGAAAATCACAATAAAGCGATGGGGATGTATTTAGACAAAGAAATCACACCGTTTGATAATGCTGAGCTTCAAAAAGTACCGTTCTTCATTCACATTCCTGGCAATGGCAAAGGGAAAGTGATGCATGAACTTGCTGGCCAAATGGATATTCGTCCAACTGTGCTAAACTTGGCTGGTATTGATGCGAAAGACGACTTACAGTTTGGTTCTGACTTGTTCTCGAAAGAGCATGAAGACTTTGTCATCTTTAGAGATGGCAGATTTGTAACGGACAAATACGTGTATGCACACGAGGTTTGTTATGATGCTGAAACTGGTGAACCGACAGATGGAGAGCTCTGTGCGCCATATGTCGAGCGGGCAACTAAAGAACTTGAGTTCTCTGATACCATTATCAATGGTGACTTGCTGCGCTTTAAAGACGGGCAGGGAGATCAGCAGCCTCAAACAGAAATTAAAGGCAAGGAATAA